The following coding sequences are from one Pseudomonas mendocina window:
- a CDS encoding DNA circularization protein yields the protein MSWRDRIDPELRGSYGGVPFYVTSSKASAGRRWTEEEKPNADGAFFADKGRAIKSWTLQLFVAGENYDEQRDKLLDALNAPGAAELVNPFLGGKPISAVATSVSFDERTSLGGMCEFTVTFKESGLPASLDTTLDTQREVGQAATLAEAVTEKDFLDRWSVEGLTGRSLASIEQALASEIDSLDQIAGGIAEEITQVIRFPMNIAGLVLGGYNRIRNAVMRPLHALNLYSGNSLLSLDGAAPLRLALGTPARTVRRLRELASAGSQVLLPAADSPESIRIAGNLLAASQLNGRLAATTAARVVAETDWLSRQDAAAAGRDALALIDRELKTAEPISDEVYNALVELRAALSNDLRTRALAIPNLTEYTPQLTLPALLVAHRLYGDAKRADEICVRNNVRHPGALRGGMTLEVLSE from the coding sequence ATGTCCTGGCGTGACCGTATAGACCCCGAACTACGCGGCAGCTACGGCGGCGTGCCGTTCTACGTGACGAGCTCGAAAGCCTCTGCTGGCCGCCGCTGGACGGAAGAAGAAAAACCCAATGCCGACGGTGCCTTCTTCGCGGACAAGGGCCGCGCGATCAAAAGCTGGACTCTGCAACTGTTCGTCGCAGGTGAGAATTACGACGAGCAGCGCGACAAGCTGCTGGATGCGCTGAATGCGCCGGGTGCCGCTGAGTTGGTGAACCCCTTTCTAGGCGGGAAGCCAATATCCGCAGTGGCCACCTCGGTGTCTTTCGATGAAAGAACCAGCCTCGGCGGCATGTGCGAGTTCACGGTGACCTTCAAGGAATCCGGCCTGCCAGCGAGCCTGGACACCACATTGGATACCCAACGTGAGGTCGGTCAGGCTGCCACGCTTGCTGAAGCGGTGACCGAGAAGGACTTCCTCGATCGCTGGAGCGTAGAAGGTCTGACAGGCCGCTCGCTGGCGAGCATCGAGCAAGCCCTGGCGTCCGAAATCGACAGCCTGGATCAGATCGCAGGGGGTATAGCCGAAGAGATCACTCAGGTGATCCGTTTCCCGATGAATATCGCCGGGTTGGTTCTGGGTGGTTACAACCGTATCCGCAACGCGGTAATGCGCCCGCTGCATGCCCTGAATCTGTACAGCGGCAACAGTCTGTTGTCCCTGGATGGTGCGGCCCCCCTGCGCCTGGCTCTTGGTACGCCGGCCAGAACCGTGCGCAGGCTGCGTGAGCTGGCCAGCGCAGGCAGCCAAGTGCTGCTGCCTGCGGCGGACAGCCCGGAGAGCATCCGCATAGCCGGCAATCTTCTGGCCGCCAGCCAGCTCAACGGTCGCCTGGCGGCGACGACTGCGGCACGGGTGGTGGCGGAGACAGACTGGCTGTCGCGCCAGGATGCCGCAGCGGCCGGCCGCGATGCCCTGGCCCTGATCGACCGTGAGCTGAAGACGGCCGAGCCGATCAGTGACGAGGTCTACAACGCCCTGGTCGAGCTGCGCGCAGCCTTGTCGAACGACCTGCGCACGCGTGCCCTGGCCATCCCCAACCTGACCGAATACACGCCGCAGCTCACCCTGCCGGCCCTCTTGGTCGCCCATCGCCTGTACGGCGATGCGAAACGCGCCGACGAGATCTGCGTACGTAACAACGTCCGTCACCCCGGCGCCCTGCGCGGTGGGATGACTCTGGAGGTGCTCAGTGAGTGA
- a CDS encoding phage tail assembly protein translates to MTSDFLAGLGLSEAERGRIQDLGDSLRVTLLAPITYRHSKLEGERTLTELSLVKTLKGKHLKAMDQAGSGGIAQSLALVGALAGVPAQAMDELDARDMEVVLAVVEPFLPKPRRTGMS, encoded by the coding sequence ATGACCAGCGATTTTCTTGCCGGTCTCGGCCTGAGTGAAGCAGAGCGTGGGCGTATCCAGGATCTGGGCGACTCCCTGCGGGTCACCCTGCTGGCGCCCATTACCTACCGCCACAGCAAGCTCGAGGGTGAGCGCACGCTCACCGAGCTGAGCCTGGTCAAGACGCTCAAGGGCAAGCACCTCAAGGCCATGGATCAGGCCGGCAGTGGCGGCATTGCCCAGAGCCTGGCCCTGGTCGGGGCCCTCGCGGGGGTGCCGGCCCAAGCCATGGACGAACTGGATGCGCGCGACATGGAGGTCGTGCTGGCGGTAGTCGAGCCTTTTTTGCCCAAGCCCCGGCGGACTGGGATGTCCTGA
- a CDS encoding phage tail tube protein: MSGKITGIATIRIDGREFPTEKGATLNPGGVKRTTRMAGNRVHYNEEAVAPTLQCSVLHTDEIDLIDLNAITNATVLVECDNGQDYLLTGAFVTETAELTTAEGKVRLNLAAHRCERI; this comes from the coding sequence ATGAGCGGAAAAATCACCGGGATCGCCACGATTCGCATCGATGGCCGTGAATTCCCCACCGAGAAAGGGGCGACCCTCAACCCTGGCGGGGTCAAGCGCACCACGCGCATGGCCGGCAACCGCGTGCATTACAACGAGGAAGCCGTGGCGCCGACGCTGCAGTGCTCGGTGCTGCATACCGATGAGATCGATCTGATCGACCTCAACGCCATCACCAACGCCACCGTGCTGGTCGAGTGCGACAACGGCCAGGACTACCTGCTGACCGGTGCCTTCGTGACCGAGACCGCAGAGCTCACCACAGCCGAAGGCAAGGTGCGCCTGAACCTCGCCGCGCACCGCTGCGAAAGGATCTGA
- a CDS encoding phage tail sheath subtilisin-like domain-containing protein: MAISSTVFNEIPAALRIPGWYVEFDNRLAGNAVFQGKLLVLGQMLESGNAQPLVPVRVTRQGQTDELFGRGSMLAEQFQAIKNIDLYTETWALPMSDAALSIKAKGAIVVAAGPAETRPLALYIAGYRVWCEMVAGANPVATAQAIADAINADGRLPVLASIASETPERVDITCRWGGETGNAISLGDSLKGEERTAGLSLTYTAPAGGAVNPDLLDAVAAMGGEWWNWICLPYTDATSLEAIEVELAKRYGPMRQIGGRAFAAFRGSHAAAAALGNSRNSPHLSVMGMGASPSAPWIWAATNAIVAAKALAVDPARPLQRLPLPGLIGPREDQRWDDAERNLLLFDGIATHTVAVDGTVQIELQITTYQRNAAGVADDSYLLINTPETLERIRYEQRSTFAQKYPRHKLAADADRALYDPSQPVMTPKVCKGELLGLYLQTFMGERAWVRDYEGYKESLQVDIDPDNPNRLNVIDQPMLIGQYSVHAQQTQFRR, translated from the coding sequence ATGGCCATCAGTTCCACTGTATTCAATGAAATCCCCGCGGCGCTACGCATTCCGGGCTGGTACGTCGAGTTCGACAACCGCCTGGCCGGCAACGCCGTGTTTCAGGGCAAGCTGCTGGTGCTTGGGCAGATGCTCGAAAGCGGCAATGCCCAGCCCCTGGTGCCGGTGCGGGTAACCCGCCAGGGCCAGACCGACGAACTGTTCGGCCGTGGCTCGATGCTGGCCGAGCAGTTCCAGGCCATCAAGAACATCGATCTGTACACCGAAACCTGGGCCCTGCCCATGAGCGATGCGGCCCTGTCCATCAAGGCCAAGGGTGCCATCGTGGTCGCCGCTGGCCCGGCAGAAACCCGGCCGCTGGCCCTGTACATCGCCGGCTACCGTGTCTGGTGCGAGATGGTGGCGGGTGCCAACCCGGTCGCTACGGCGCAAGCCATCGCCGATGCCATCAACGCCGACGGCCGTCTGCCGGTGTTGGCCAGCATCGCCAGCGAAACCCCGGAGCGAGTGGACATCACCTGCCGCTGGGGCGGTGAAACCGGCAACGCCATTTCCCTGGGTGACAGCCTCAAGGGCGAGGAGCGCACCGCCGGCCTGAGCCTGACCTATACCGCTCCGGCAGGGGGCGCGGTCAACCCCGACCTGCTCGATGCCGTGGCGGCCATGGGTGGCGAATGGTGGAACTGGATCTGCCTGCCTTACACCGATGCCACCTCGCTGGAAGCGATCGAGGTCGAGCTGGCCAAGCGTTACGGCCCGATGCGCCAGATCGGCGGCCGCGCCTTCGCTGCCTTCCGTGGCAGCCATGCCGCTGCAGCCGCACTGGGCAACAGCCGCAACTCGCCGCACCTGTCGGTCATGGGCATGGGCGCCTCGCCCAGCGCGCCGTGGATCTGGGCTGCAACCAACGCCATCGTCGCTGCCAAGGCCCTGGCCGTCGACCCGGCACGTCCGCTGCAACGCCTGCCGCTGCCTGGCCTGATCGGCCCGCGCGAAGATCAACGCTGGGACGACGCCGAGCGCAACCTGCTGCTGTTCGACGGTATCGCAACGCATACCGTGGCGGTCGACGGCACCGTGCAGATCGAGCTGCAGATCACCACCTACCAGCGCAATGCGGCGGGCGTGGCGGATGACAGCTACCTGCTGATCAACACCCCCGAGACCCTGGAGCGCATTCGCTACGAGCAACGCAGCACGTTCGCCCAGAAATACCCACGGCACAAGCTCGCCGCGGATGCCGATCGCGCGCTGTACGACCCCAGCCAGCCGGTGATGACACCCAAGGTGTGCAAGGGCGAGCTGCTCGGCCTCTACCTGCAGACGTTCATGGGCGAGCGTGCCTGGGTACGTGACTACGAGGGCTACAAGGAAAGCCTGCAGGTCGATATCGACCCGGACAACCCGAACCGCCTCAACGTCATCGATCAGCCAATGCTGATCGGCCAATACAGCGTCCATGCCCAGCAGACGCAGTTCCGCCGTTAA
- a CDS encoding DUF2635 domain-containing protein, which translates to MTQRNIKPAHAGLIVRRPENARPIAAQGEQVEWSAYWQRRWNEGDIVDAPHSTQARQEPPKVKRSQVAIKKGGAK; encoded by the coding sequence ATGACTCAACGAAACATCAAACCAGCCCACGCGGGCCTGATCGTGCGGCGCCCGGAGAACGCCCGCCCTATCGCCGCGCAAGGCGAACAGGTCGAGTGGTCTGCCTACTGGCAGCGCCGCTGGAACGAAGGCGACATCGTCGATGCGCCGCACAGCACACAAGCAAGACAGGAGCCACCGAAGGTGAAGCGATCCCAGGTTGCAATCAAGAAAGGAGGTGCCAAGTAA
- a CDS encoding phage protein Gp37, whose protein sequence is MLSAIEDAIAERCHKVAGAYVSTIQELPGAWDDSSLAEILSDLPGIYINWSGGAAAAGSRALLDSQYGVYIVTGQNSNERVRRRGDASMVGAYQLLERVVPGLHGLSIEGIGTLQLERLENLYSAQAEQHGVAIYGAFFVLNKLLFPAALSSAGLADFTHYHSNSKVPDGPDSETHLTLPAGSEVQP, encoded by the coding sequence ATGCTGAGCGCGATCGAAGACGCCATCGCCGAGCGCTGCCACAAGGTCGCTGGCGCTTATGTCTCCACAATCCAGGAGCTGCCAGGTGCCTGGGACGACAGCAGCCTGGCGGAGATCCTCAGCGATCTGCCCGGCATCTATATCAACTGGTCGGGCGGCGCTGCCGCTGCCGGTTCACGTGCCCTGCTCGACAGCCAGTACGGCGTCTACATCGTCACCGGGCAGAACAGCAACGAACGCGTCCGGCGTCGTGGCGACGCCAGCATGGTCGGCGCCTACCAGTTGCTGGAGCGCGTCGTGCCAGGCCTGCACGGCCTATCCATCGAGGGTATCGGCACGCTCCAGCTGGAGCGCCTGGAGAACCTCTATTCGGCGCAGGCCGAACAGCACGGCGTGGCCATCTACGGCGCCTTCTTCGTGCTCAACAAGCTGCTGTTCCCAGCTGCCCTGAGCAGCGCCGGCCTCGCTGACTTCACCCACTACCACAGCAACAGCAAGGTGCCGGACGGTCCTGACAGCGAAACCCATCTCACCCTGCCCGCGGGCAGCGAGGTACAGCCATGA
- a CDS encoding DNA-packaging protein → MSSYLRLWLPLLGALALYLLIGFIEQSAHDAGYSKARAEGELELARLRSAHQQQELQRARSAADAAEAATDRLRQELARNDRLAADLAEQQRQHRRTTDRLSGEIARVNDLYRTALDSAPEPLPACVFTRGFVRLWDEASGAHMPASADPGRAAAQGAETRALEQLDSGLGQRALLAHHIRYAEQCRNTAAQLDALIDAMEGLH, encoded by the coding sequence GTGAGCAGCTATCTGCGCCTCTGGCTGCCACTGCTGGGCGCACTGGCCCTGTATCTGCTGATCGGTTTTATCGAGCAGTCGGCCCATGACGCCGGTTATTCCAAGGCGAGGGCCGAAGGTGAGCTGGAGCTGGCCCGATTGCGCAGTGCCCACCAGCAGCAGGAACTGCAGCGCGCGCGCAGCGCCGCGGATGCCGCCGAGGCGGCGACAGACCGCCTGCGACAAGAACTGGCGCGTAACGACCGGCTTGCCGCAGATCTGGCCGAGCAGCAACGCCAACACCGCCGAACCACCGACCGACTTTCCGGGGAGATTGCCCGTGTCAACGACCTGTACCGCACGGCGCTCGATAGCGCGCCTGAACCTCTGCCTGCTTGCGTGTTCACTCGTGGCTTTGTCCGCCTGTGGGACGAAGCCAGCGGCGCCCATATGCCCGCGTCCGCCGATCCCGGCCGAGCTGCTGCGCAAGGCGCCGAAACCCGAGCCCTTGAGCAGCTCGATTCAGGCCTCGGCCAGCGCGCGCTCCTCGCCCACCATATCCGCTACGCCGAGCAGTGCCGCAACACTGCCGCGCAGCTGGATGCCCTGATCGACGCCATGGAGGGTCTGCACTGA
- a CDS encoding lysozyme, with protein MNGKARLAAGALAIALPLVGYFEGRSLVAYLDPVGIPTICDGITQGVALGQSKTDAECDALLAAELGRAVATVDRLIRQAQPDSRRAALASFVYNVGGGAFERSTLLRKLNKGDIAGACAELSRWVYAGGRVLPGLVKRRAAERKLCEAGL; from the coding sequence ATGAACGGCAAGGCCCGTCTCGCCGCGGGTGCCCTGGCCATCGCCCTGCCGCTGGTGGGCTATTTCGAAGGCCGTAGCCTGGTGGCCTACCTCGACCCGGTCGGTATCCCGACCATCTGCGACGGCATCACCCAGGGCGTGGCCCTCGGCCAGAGCAAAACCGACGCCGAGTGCGATGCGCTGCTGGCTGCCGAACTGGGGCGGGCTGTCGCCACCGTCGATCGCCTGATCCGCCAGGCGCAACCCGATAGCCGCCGGGCCGCGCTGGCGTCCTTCGTCTACAACGTCGGTGGTGGCGCGTTCGAACGCAGCACCCTGCTGCGCAAGCTCAATAAGGGTGATATCGCCGGTGCATGTGCGGAGCTGAGTCGCTGGGTATATGCCGGAGGGCGCGTACTCCCCGGCCTGGTCAAGCGCCGCGCAGCGGAGCGCAAGCTGTGCGAGGCCGGACTGTGA
- a CDS encoding Mor transcription activator family protein, with the protein MSDKDLLGDELSKEILEHLQTPAIRAKWPKALADLVSVIEAAYLRAGDAPEAARTRAFVTVRALSRYAGGRQLYMPKGDVLERALRDRDIWARYKGNNVDDLAEAFELTVVQIYSIIAEQRALHRQRLQPSLF; encoded by the coding sequence ATGAGCGATAAAGACCTGCTCGGCGACGAGCTGTCGAAAGAGATTCTGGAGCATCTGCAGACGCCGGCGATCCGCGCCAAATGGCCGAAGGCACTGGCCGACCTGGTCAGCGTGATAGAGGCGGCCTACCTGCGCGCCGGCGATGCCCCCGAGGCCGCCCGAACCCGGGCCTTCGTCACGGTGCGCGCCTTGTCCCGCTATGCCGGCGGCCGTCAGCTGTACATGCCCAAGGGCGATGTGCTGGAGCGTGCACTGCGCGATCGGGATATCTGGGCCAGATACAAGGGTAACAATGTCGACGATCTGGCCGAGGCATTCGAGCTGACGGTGGTGCAGATCTATTCGATCATCGCCGAGCAGCGCGCCCTGCATCGGCAACGGTTGCAGCCTTCGCTGTTCTGA
- a CDS encoding DUF3164 family protein produces the protein MSKPLSEDSRMNMQQPLPMGYRQDAQGRLIPESMIKPIDQERDALVRRLVDQAGTLNNALASFKATVFGDVRAFIEMSFEEYGARVGGKKGNVTLLSFDGRYKLQISVQDSISFDERLQAARALIDECLAEWTEGARPEVVTLVNDAFRTDTKGEIRTARVLALRRLEINDERWQRAMKAIGEACQVIGSKEYLRIYERIADSEQYRPISLDIAAVIMPGMAGQQALSA, from the coding sequence ATGTCTAAGCCACTATCGGAGGATTCACGGATGAACATGCAACAGCCCCTGCCCATGGGCTACCGCCAGGATGCACAGGGCCGCTTGATTCCGGAGAGCATGATCAAGCCCATCGACCAGGAGCGCGATGCCCTGGTGCGCCGCCTGGTCGATCAGGCCGGCACCCTGAACAACGCCCTGGCCAGTTTCAAGGCCACGGTATTCGGTGATGTACGTGCCTTCATCGAAATGAGTTTCGAGGAGTACGGCGCCCGGGTCGGCGGCAAGAAGGGCAACGTCACCCTGCTGAGTTTCGATGGCCGCTACAAGTTGCAGATCTCCGTGCAGGACTCGATCAGCTTCGACGAGCGCCTGCAGGCCGCCCGGGCGTTGATCGACGAATGCCTGGCCGAATGGACCGAGGGAGCCCGGCCGGAGGTAGTTACCCTGGTCAACGATGCCTTCCGCACGGACACCAAGGGTGAGATCCGCACGGCGCGGGTGTTGGCCCTGCGTCGCCTGGAGATCAACGACGAGCGCTGGCAGCGGGCGATGAAGGCGATCGGCGAGGCCTGCCAGGTGATCGGCTCCAAGGAGTACCTGCGTATCTACGAGCGCATCGCTGACAGCGAACAGTATCGGCCTATCAGCCTGGATATCGCCGCAGTGATCATGCCCGGCATGGCTGGCCAGCAGGCGCTGAGCGCCTGA
- a CDS encoding AAA family ATPase, with amino-acid sequence MSIPKIVPLTNVGLLSAAIERAQQRPAGLPGLVVMYGASGLGKSVAAAHAASLHRAYYVECRDTWSKKAFLLAILCEMSLTPARTLSEMVDQIAEQLGLSGRPLIIDDVQYLLDKALANVLTDIYNASQGAIVLIGEESLVPSLIKLERLHNRVLEWVPAQAASLADVRRLACESYPGLALAEDLLADLTKATRGCLRRMAVNLHRVNSEASASGMDTVSLAAWGKRGWFTGQAPVRRLV; translated from the coding sequence ATGAGCATCCCGAAAATCGTCCCTCTTACCAACGTCGGCCTGTTGTCGGCCGCCATCGAGCGCGCCCAGCAGCGTCCGGCCGGCCTGCCGGGCCTGGTGGTGATGTACGGCGCCAGCGGCCTGGGCAAATCGGTGGCCGCAGCCCACGCCGCCAGCCTGCACCGCGCCTACTACGTGGAATGTCGTGATACCTGGAGCAAGAAGGCCTTTCTGCTGGCGATTCTCTGCGAGATGTCGCTGACGCCGGCACGTACCCTGTCCGAGATGGTCGATCAGATCGCCGAGCAGTTGGGGCTGTCCGGCCGACCGCTGATCATCGATGACGTGCAATACCTGCTGGACAAGGCGCTCGCCAATGTCCTCACCGATATCTACAACGCGAGCCAGGGCGCCATCGTCCTGATCGGGGAAGAAAGCCTGGTGCCCAGCCTGATCAAGCTCGAGCGCCTGCACAACCGGGTTCTCGAATGGGTACCCGCGCAGGCCGCCAGCCTGGCCGATGTCAGGCGCCTTGCCTGCGAGAGTTACCCGGGCCTGGCTCTGGCCGAGGATCTGCTGGCTGATCTGACCAAAGCCACGCGTGGCTGCCTGCGACGCATGGCGGTGAATCTGCATCGGGTCAACAGCGAGGCCTCGGCCAGCGGCATGGACACTGTCAGCCTCGCCGCCTGGGGCAAACGCGGCTGGTTCACCGGCCAGGCCCCCGTGCGGAGGCTGGTGTGA
- a CDS encoding Mu transposase C-terminal domain-containing protein, protein MHSWYTAKELAGLPGMPGTDRNVRLLAERKSWEGRRRAGSKAIEYSFSILPLEVQTALVARSVQGDLPAPPPRPTAHHLLIAPQRDGASRLTDGQREVMAARVALIREIERLSQLVSQQQAIMTLVELARSGHLSAYLDERVERANDRKNAERSLSERTLKRWLADFRRRGEIALAPVRRKPDMSVPTWAPVFLRHYQRPQKPSIEAAYATFQVEYPGCPSIHVVRRFLAKLAPQVREQGRMGSRELKSLKAFNRRAADMLWPNDVWIADGHTFDAEVINPLTGQIFRPEITLVIDWGTRRIVGFSVNLAESTIATLDALRDGVSRVGMYKVLYVDNGSGFDNAVVYEVNDRLGGTITHSLPYNSQARGVIERPHKTILVRLAKAYASYVGVDMDSEAATRVHRLSRKQLASGSQPKQIPTFEAFFADLQNALDQYNSTPHRGLAKCRDIHSGKLRNQSPLESWQSALTEGWEPLKADADVLSALIRPRVVRTTHRAEVRFSGSIYFLAELEPLHGQQVSVAYDFRDASRVWVHTLEGELIGEAMLNGNSTPAMPQSLLDKAAAKRERGQLARLVRKAKTVTGHDVELCVITPEARIAELSAEQLDAAREQAALEQVRRQAEFEVPENAMARYDLWQELDDRHRAGQYLGEEQARWHTAYPQHTDFKSIQRMYDTYAAEQARD, encoded by the coding sequence ATGCATAGCTGGTACACCGCCAAGGAGCTGGCCGGCTTGCCCGGCATGCCGGGCACCGACCGCAATGTCAGGTTGCTGGCCGAGCGCAAGAGCTGGGAGGGCAGGCGTAGGGCTGGATCGAAAGCCATCGAGTACAGCTTTTCCATACTGCCCCTTGAGGTGCAGACCGCCCTCGTTGCACGTTCGGTACAGGGCGATTTGCCTGCGCCGCCCCCTCGCCCCACCGCTCATCATCTGCTGATTGCGCCTCAGCGCGATGGCGCCTCACGTCTGACCGATGGACAGCGCGAGGTGATGGCTGCTCGGGTGGCGCTCATCCGCGAGATCGAACGCTTGAGCCAACTGGTTAGCCAGCAGCAAGCGATCATGACCCTGGTCGAGCTGGCGCGTAGTGGTCACCTGAGCGCGTACCTCGACGAGCGCGTCGAGCGGGCCAACGATCGCAAGAATGCCGAGCGCAGCCTCAGTGAACGAACGTTGAAACGCTGGCTGGCGGACTTTCGCAGACGGGGCGAAATTGCCCTGGCTCCCGTGCGGCGCAAACCGGACATGAGCGTGCCGACCTGGGCGCCGGTGTTCCTCCGCCACTACCAGCGCCCGCAGAAGCCGAGCATTGAGGCGGCATATGCGACCTTTCAGGTCGAATATCCCGGCTGCCCAAGCATCCATGTCGTGCGCCGCTTCCTGGCCAAATTGGCGCCCCAGGTACGCGAGCAGGGGCGGATGGGCAGCAGGGAACTGAAGTCCCTCAAGGCATTCAACCGCCGCGCTGCCGATATGCTCTGGCCCAATGATGTCTGGATCGCTGACGGTCATACCTTCGATGCCGAGGTAATCAACCCGCTGACCGGACAGATATTCCGTCCCGAGATCACGCTGGTGATCGACTGGGGCACCCGCCGCATCGTCGGTTTTTCCGTCAACCTGGCCGAGTCGACCATCGCCACCCTCGATGCCCTGCGCGACGGGGTAAGCCGGGTTGGCATGTACAAGGTTCTGTATGTCGACAACGGCAGCGGCTTCGACAACGCCGTCGTCTATGAGGTGAACGACCGCCTGGGTGGCACCATCACCCATTCGCTGCCCTACAACTCGCAAGCGCGTGGTGTCATCGAGCGCCCACACAAGACCATTCTGGTACGTCTGGCCAAGGCCTATGCCAGTTATGTCGGCGTCGATATGGACAGCGAGGCAGCGACTCGAGTCCACCGCCTGTCACGCAAACAACTGGCCTCTGGTAGCCAGCCGAAACAGATTCCCACCTTCGAGGCCTTTTTCGCGGATCTGCAGAACGCCCTCGACCAGTACAACAGCACCCCGCACCGCGGGTTGGCGAAATGCCGCGATATCCACAGCGGGAAGTTGCGCAACCAGAGCCCGTTGGAGTCCTGGCAATCAGCGCTGACAGAAGGCTGGGAGCCGCTCAAAGCCGATGCAGATGTGTTGTCCGCATTGATTCGACCACGGGTGGTACGAACCACCCATCGGGCCGAGGTGCGCTTCAGCGGCAGCATCTACTTCCTGGCAGAGCTGGAACCATTGCATGGCCAGCAAGTAAGCGTGGCCTATGACTTTCGTGATGCCAGCCGCGTGTGGGTACACACCCTGGAGGGTGAGCTGATCGGTGAGGCGATGCTAAACGGCAACAGCACCCCGGCCATGCCACAAAGCCTGTTGGACAAGGCCGCCGCGAAGCGCGAGCGCGGTCAACTGGCGCGCCTGGTCAGGAAGGCCAAGACCGTGACCGGTCATGACGTGGAGCTATGCGTAATTACACCAGAAGCGCGTATTGCCGAGCTGTCTGCTGAACAGTTGGACGCTGCCCGCGAACAGGCCGCCTTGGAGCAGGTGCGCCGGCAGGCCGAATTCGAGGTGCCGGAAAACGCCATGGCTCGCTATGACCTTTGGCAGGAGCTGGATGACCGCCATCGTGCGGGCCAGTACCTGGGTGAAGAACAAGCTCGCTGGCATACGGCTTACCCGCAGCACACCGACTTCAAATCCATTCAACGCATGTACGACACCTACGCGGCCGAGCAGGCTCGCGACTGA
- a CDS encoding helix-turn-helix domain-containing protein: protein MNTVEVDIPAAPSHRWEWIKFQLRLRGTSLADIARTLKVTGSAVKNAKHLPYPRVERAIASALGLSPALIWPERWLSKEQPKRCRPGRGEAMAGNAQENTPAYDLGHRKTGTEK from the coding sequence ATGAACACAGTAGAAGTCGATATTCCCGCTGCGCCTTCTCATCGATGGGAATGGATCAAGTTTCAGCTGCGACTGAGGGGCACCTCGCTAGCCGATATCGCCAGAACGCTCAAGGTCACTGGCTCCGCGGTAAAAAATGCCAAACACCTGCCATACCCGCGGGTCGAGCGTGCCATCGCCAGTGCTCTGGGCCTGTCGCCAGCGCTGATCTGGCCCGAGCGTTGGCTGTCCAAGGAGCAGCCCAAACGCTGCCGGCCAGGCCGTGGCGAGGCCATGGCAGGCAACGCCCAAGAGAATACCCCAGCTTATGACCTTGGGCACCGTAAAACAGGGACGGAGAAATAA
- a CDS encoding helix-turn-helix transcriptional regulator codes for MSYAESDEKDSHEPDHPIPLGGIGCFGERLKEMMSNTGARAFARKCGLSEGAIRSYLSKETYPTLDRLAQIAQANGVDPLWLAFGATSKAEEDTYAYVPLYDARCSAGNGAWNERSRILVSLSFTRYSLRKKGLNPADLACLRVDGDSMTGLLEDGDTVMVDQRRNTLEGEGVYVVLLDDHLYAKRLQRQFDGSVLIISHNREYQPMTVPKDRLAELQIIGRVVWAGGWMV; via the coding sequence ATGAGTTACGCAGAATCGGATGAAAAGGATAGCCATGAGCCAGATCATCCCATTCCTCTTGGCGGAATCGGATGCTTTGGAGAGCGTCTCAAGGAGATGATGAGCAACACAGGTGCACGCGCTTTTGCGCGTAAATGTGGGCTTTCTGAAGGAGCGATACGCAGTTATCTGAGCAAGGAAACCTACCCCACCCTCGACCGCCTCGCGCAGATAGCCCAGGCCAATGGGGTCGACCCGTTGTGGCTGGCGTTTGGCGCGACCAGCAAGGCCGAGGAAGACACTTACGCCTACGTGCCGCTCTACGATGCCCGTTGCAGTGCTGGAAATGGCGCCTGGAACGAGCGCAGCCGCATCCTCGTGAGCTTGTCGTTCACGCGCTACAGCCTGCGCAAGAAAGGCCTCAATCCGGCCGATCTGGCGTGTCTGCGGGTCGACGGAGACTCAATGACCGGGCTGCTGGAGGATGGCGACACGGTCATGGTCGATCAACGCCGCAATACGCTGGAAGGCGAAGGCGTGTATGTAGTTCTGCTGGATGACCACCTGTATGCCAAGCGCTTACAGCGTCAGTTCGATGGTTCGGTGCTGATCATCAGCCACAATAGGGAATACCAGCCCATGACGGTTCCCAAGGATCGTCTGGCGGAACTACAGATCATTGGTCGTGTTGTCTGGGCCGGAGGCTGGATGGTCTGA